The proteins below are encoded in one region of Haladaptatus sp. R4:
- a CDS encoding alpha/beta fold hydrolase yields the protein MGEAFLSGRSIRTDRVTGELYSGLGPGPHPGVLILHGSGGAGEYERTYAARLAEHGYTAFCVSYFGAPGVSNALAEIPLSRFRDAAEWLLKRPNAAGTQVGVVGFSRGGEAALLAASHFERLGAVAAYVPSCYSFPAPTWMAGVEEECAAWTVDGEPVPYLPVERYVAEQQDGLTDALEKDAPDASTMAIEGATDERLDEATIEVENIEGPVTLISGGSDEVWPSAMLADRVAERLERHDHPCTVEHRSYPDAGHAIRVPYRFGGNDPADGEHRFGGTNRTNAFASADAWYHVLRCLKNGLDPNGDSRR from the coding sequence ATGGGTGAAGCCTTCCTCTCCGGCCGCTCGATTCGAACGGACAGAGTAACGGGGGAGTTGTATTCCGGACTCGGTCCGGGACCACATCCCGGCGTCTTGATACTGCACGGAAGCGGCGGTGCGGGAGAGTACGAACGAACCTACGCCGCACGGTTGGCCGAACACGGCTACACGGCGTTTTGTGTGAGCTATTTCGGTGCTCCGGGAGTTTCCAATGCGCTGGCCGAAATACCCCTCTCGCGGTTCCGCGACGCCGCCGAATGGCTCCTCAAACGGCCGAACGCTGCCGGTACACAGGTAGGTGTCGTCGGGTTCTCTCGCGGTGGTGAGGCCGCCCTGCTCGCTGCGAGCCACTTCGAGCGTCTCGGTGCCGTCGCCGCATACGTACCGAGTTGCTACTCCTTCCCCGCCCCCACGTGGATGGCTGGCGTCGAGGAGGAGTGTGCTGCATGGACGGTAGACGGTGAACCAGTTCCGTATCTGCCGGTCGAACGATACGTCGCCGAACAACAAGACGGCTTGACCGACGCACTGGAGAAGGACGCACCGGACGCGTCCACGATGGCAATCGAGGGCGCAACTGACGAACGATTGGACGAGGCGACCATCGAAGTCGAAAACATCGAAGGGCCGGTGACGCTGATTTCGGGGGGATCTGACGAAGTGTGGCCCTCGGCGATGCTGGCCGACCGTGTGGCCGAACGACTCGAACGCCACGATCACCCGTGTACGGTCGAACATCGATCCTATCCCGACGCGGGACACGCGATTCGAGTTCCCTATCGGTTCGGCGGGAACGACCCGGCCGACGGCGAACACCGATTCGGGGGAACGAACAGGACTAACGCGTTCGCCTCGGCGGACGCGTGGTATCACGTGCTTCGCTGTCTGAAAAACGGACTCGACCCCAACGGCGATAGCCGTCGT